One segment of Castanea sativa cultivar Marrone di Chiusa Pesio chromosome 3, ASM4071231v1 DNA contains the following:
- the LOC142627387 gene encoding pentatricopeptide repeat-containing protein At2g03380, mitochondrial has translation MKLISTLRTHISLSLTKYLHFPWRTLTYATHHYHQQTLSEPPELAHTLASMHSISSYPWFPLLGICRNIDSLKKVHGLLIVHGLTGELPCDTKLVSMYGSFGYVGNARLVFDKIENPDFYSWKVMIRWYFLNDLYEDIIGFFTCLRKCLRECDNVVFSIVLKACCELRNINEGRKVHCQIVKVGSPDGFVLTALVDMYAKCGEVGSSREVFDEILDRSVVSWTSMIVGYVQNDCPEEGMVLFNRMREGLVEGNEFTVGSLVTACTKLRALHQGKWVHGYVIKNGIAFNSFLATAILDMYVKCGDVRDAHSVFDELSVIDLVSWTAMIVGYAQCGHPSEALKLFMDEEWVDILPNSVTAASVLSACGQLGNLDLGRSVHGLGIKLGLGDTAVRNTLIDMYAKCHAVRDARYIFEAVMVKDVITWNSMISGYSQVGSAYEALELFHQMISDSISPDAVTLVSVLSACASLSALGVGCSLHAFSIKEGLQSSSVHVGTALLNFYAKCGDVKSARIVFDGMAEKNSITWSAMIGGYGMQGDGSGSLALFSDMLKENLELNEVIFTTILSACSHTGMIGEGWRCFNLMCRDYNFVPSMKHYACMVDLLARAGRLEEALDFIEHMPIRPEVSVFGSFLHGCGLHGRFDLGEVAIRKMLELHPNEACYYVLMCNLYASDGRWSQVNQVRELMKQRGLRKSPGCSQVEMDISDDISLPKFASLR, from the coding sequence ATGAAACTGATCTCTACTCTGCGTACCCACATCTCTCTGAGTCTCACCAAATACCTTCACTTTCCATGGCGCACTCTCACCTATGCAACCCATCACTATCATCAGCAAACCTTATCAGAACCGCCCGAACTCGCTCACACCTTAGCTTCCATGCACTCCATCTCTTCGTACCCGTGGTTTCCTCTTCTGGGTATTTGCCGAAACATCGATTCTCTCAAGAAAGTCCACGGCTTGCTCATTGTGCATGGCCTCACCGGTGAGCTTCCGTGCGATACTAAGTTGGTTAGTATGTATGGTTCGTTTGGGTACGTTGGCAATGCGCGTTTGGTTTTTGATAAGATAGAGAACCCAGATTTTTATTCGTGGAAAGTGATGATCAGGTGGTATTTTTTGAATGATTTGTATGAGGACATTATTGGGTTCTTCACCTGTTTGAGAAAATGCCTCAGAGAGTGTGATAATGTTGTGTTTTCGATTGTGTTGAAGGCGTGTTGTGAATTGAGGAATATTAATGAGGGGAGGAAGGTACATTGCCAGATTGTTAAGGTTGGGAGCCCTGATGGTTTCGTGTTGACGGCTCTTGTGGATATGTATGCGAAATGTGGAGAGGTTGGGAGTTCGCGTGAGGTGTTCGATGAAATTCTTGATAGAAGTGTGGTTTCGTGGACGTCGATGATTGTGGGGTATGTGCAGAATGATTGTCCGGAAGAAGGGATGGTCTTGTTTAATAGAATGAGAGAAGGGTTAGTTGAAGGAAACGAGTTTACTGTAGGGAGCTTAGTCACTGCATGTACAAAGTTAAGAGCTTTACATCAGGGGAAGTGGGTTCATGGGTATGTCATTAAAAACGGTATTGCATTTAATTCTTTCTTGGCGACTGCAATTTTAGACATGTATGTTAAGTGTGGGGATGTTAGAGATGCTCATTCCGTCTTTGACGAGCTTTCTGTTATTGATCTTGTTTCATGGACAGCTATGATTGTTGGGTACGCACAGTGTGGTCATCCCAGTGAGGCATTAAAGTTGTTTATGGACGAGGAGTGGGTTGATATATTACCGAATTCTGTTACGGCTGCAAGTGTGCTTTCAGCATGCGGGCAGCTAGGCAATTTGGATTTGGGAAGGTCAGTTCATGGTCTGGGGATTAAGCTTGGTTTAGGTGATACTGCAGTGAGAAATACCCTTATAGATATGTATGCAAAATGCCATGCTGTCAGAGATGCTCGTTATATATTTGAAGCAGTTATGGTCAAGGACGTGATTACTTGGAACTCAATGATTTCAGGGTATTCCCAAGTTGGTTCTGCATATGAAGCTCTTGAACTCTTTCATCAAATGATATCAGATTCTATCTCACCCGATGCAGTTACACTTGTTAGTGTTCTCTCAGCTTGTGCTTCCCTTAGTGCTCTTGGAGTCGGTTGTTCACTTCATGCTTTCTCCATAAAGGAGGGTTTACAATCATCTAGTGTCCATGTTGGCACTGCACTTCTAAACTTCTATGCCAAGTGTGGGGATGTGAAGTCTGCTCGTATAGTGTTTGATGGGATGGCAGAGAAGAACAGTATCACATGGAGTGCAATGATTGGTGGTTATGGAATGCAGGGGGATGGTAGTGGGTCCCTTGCACTTTTCAGTGATatgttgaaagaaaatttaGAGCTGAATGAAGTGATCTTTACAACTATATTATCAGCCTGTAGCCATACAGGGATGATTGGGGAGGGCTGGAGGTGTTTCAATTTGATGTGCCGGGACTATAATTTTGTTCCTTCCATGAAGCATTATGCATGTATGGTAGATCTATTAGCTCGTGCTGGCAGACTTGAAGAAGCCTTGGATTTTATTGAGCATATGCCAATTCGACCAGAAGTTAGTGTGTTTGGATCTTTTCTCCATGGATGTGGACTCCATGGAAGGTTTGATCTTGGAGAAGTGGCAATCCGCAAAATGCTAGAGCTACATCCTAATGAAGCTTGTTACTATGTACTCATGTGTAACTTGTATGCTTCAGATGGAAGATGGAGTCAGGTTAATCAGGTGAGGGAGCTGATGAAGCAAAGAGGATTGAGAAAGTCCCCTGGGTGTAGCCAAGTGGAGATGGATATCAGTGATGATATCTCACTTCCCAAATTTGCATCTCTCCGGTAG
- the LOC142628059 gene encoding uncharacterized protein LOC142628059 has translation MGTKVQYKSYWPEYYPMRDLNENSNSCSWPHYYGDKTIANGQYFNGFLPRASTDLYPPYDKDVLKKTMLEHEEIFKTQVNELHRLYRIQRDLMDEFRRKELHKNRMPIETSLSSSPLASQITSEDARRWHVPSFPMGNSACARPSVTGAEDIHSPMSSMKFPSQNGSISKDLEMQDSRPTKVRRKMFDLQLPADEYIDTEEGEQFSEEKVSAMSGSVSNRNHKVAPDDGVKLFRDNGGKTGFQGDALTSDSRLKSRNSLADLNEPIQLEETNASGYVDLLGRGACLQDIQGPDMSARPNSQLLSLPKGISLNSHHGSDNGTRDNRHLENNGNAKGWFSHVLEAGNGKSNVKSTSQGLQPEISSQPLQVLLNKAHEPSAYYLTDQSKAGLWSERTVCGLDMTDRSHEISSNKHLGSTVASHIPSPYPIAPSDLSKSWSHSVSSWEKSSSNLSQKSMSVQKQPCLNPSATLSKSSQSSVQSNGFLGDAWHLKSNSRCNPGFGSEVPNRNGFYQGSSSGSKELPIHLSSISYLNCSNDNNRAPAQLINNGLAKCYKGSDCTDMKSVKDENYVVLSNSSTNKVPPQQGFDGGQRHEDNLAALPWLRPNFAPKNEAFNAGRISNKEDLSFLQSSPNQLPNKNEIGKGANQIFTQNVKSFSCSNDVEVKRIEIGDYPSNKKILGFPIFEKSYISKNESYSFTSPSVSLPLLSEGEVVENNGKNRVLDINLPCEPAVPDLGNQIATEILIKDKKRDANVSSLRHNIDLNSCISDDEASLAPSTPSAHVKISAGIDLEAPVVVDAEEDVILEEAAEKQHDPPLPSPKHKAEKPLDELMVVAAEAMIAISSSVLHSQINNATCNESEASMMDRLNWFVEIVSSCGDDIESKFDTLLRVKDGEDNEESSSEGSDYFESMTLKLMDTKEEDYMPKPLVPENLKLEDTGTTLVPNRPRKGQARRGRQRRDFQRDILPGLASLSRHEVTEDLQTFGGLMRATGHLWHSGLTRRSSTRNGCGRGRRRSVASPSPTVPTSPACTPLIQQLNNIEVGLEDRSLTGWGKTTRRPRRQRCPAGNPPSIPLT, from the exons ATGGGAACAAAAGTGCAGTATAAAAGTTATTGGCCAGAATATTATCCAATGAGGGATCTGAATGAGAATTCTAACAGTTGTAGCTGGCCCCATTATTATGGAGATAAAACAATAGCAAATGGGCAGTATTTTAATGGCTTTTTGCCGAGAGCTTCCACAGATCTATATCCACCTTATGATAAGGATGTATTGAAGAAGACAATGCTTGAGCATGAGGAAATATTCAAAACTCAg GTGAATGAACTGCATCGCCTTTACAGAATACAGAGGGATTTGATGGATGAATTCAGGAGGAAAGAACTGCATAAAAACCGGATGCCTATTGAGACATCGTTATCATCAAGTCCCCTAGCATCTCAAATTACATCTGAGGACGCTAGGAGATGGCATGTCCCCAGCTTCCCTATGGGGAACTCTGCTTGTGCTAGACCATCTGTTACTGGTGCTGAGGATATTCATTCTCCTATGAGTTCAATGAAATTTCCATCCCAAAATGGGAGCATTTCAAAGGATTTAGAGATGCAGGATTCCAGACCCACAAAGGTTAGAAGAAAAATGTTTGATCTCCAACTTCCAGCTGATGAATACATTGATACTGAAGAAGGGGAACAGTTCAGTGAAGAAAAAGTATCTGCCATGTCAGGTAGTGTTTCTAATAGAAATCATAAAGTTGCTCCTGACGATGGTGTAAAGCTGTTTCGTGACAATGGTGGGAAGACTGGCTTTCAAGGAGATGCTTTGACATCTGATTCACGTTTAAAGAGCAGAAATAGTTTGGCTGACTTAAATGAGCCTATTCAGCTTGAAGAAACAAATGCTTCTGGATATGTTGATCTTCTGGGCCGTGGTGCCTGTCTCCAGGATATTCAAGGCCCTGATATGTCTGCTAGACCAAACTCACAGCTTCTAAGTTTGCCAAAGGGAATTTCTCTCAACTCCCATCATGGAAGCGATAATGGGACTCGAGACAACCGGCACTTAGAGAACAATGGAAATGCAAAAGGATGGTTTTCCCATGTGCTTGAAGCAG GGAATGGGAAAAGCAACGTGAAATCTACCTCTCAAGGTCTTCAACCTGAAATATCTTCCCAACCCTTGCAAGTTTTGCTTAACAAAGCTCATGAACCTTCTGCTTACTATCTAACTGATCAAAGCAAGGCAGGATTGTGGAGTGAAAGAACAGTTTGTGGTTTGGATATGACtgatagaagtcatgagatctCCAGTAATAAGCATCTGGGGTCAACTGTGGCCTCTCATATACCTAGTCCATATCCTATTGCTCCTTCCGACTTGTCCAAGTCTTGGTCTCACTCGGTTTCATCTTGGGAAAAATCAAGTAGTAACTTAAGCCAGAAGTCAATGTCAGTTCAAAAACAACCATGTTTGAACCCATCTGCTACCTTGAGTAAGAGTTCTCAATCATCAGTTCAAAGCAATGGATTTTTGGGAGATGCCTGGCATCTCAAGAGCAATTCTAGATGTAACCCAGGTTTTGGAAGTGAAGTTCCTAACAGAAATGGATTTTACCAAGGGTCCTCATCTGGCTCGAAGGAACTACCGATTCACCTTTCATCAATCAGCTACCTGAACTGCAGTAATGATAATAATAGAGCTCCTGCCCAGTTGATTAATAATGGTTTAGCAAAGTGCTATAAAGGTTCAGATTGCACAGACATGAAATCTGTAAAAGACGAGAACTATGTGGTGCTTTCAAACAGTTCAACCAACAAAGTACCTCCGCAGCAAGGTTTTGATGGAGGACAAAGGCACGAAGACAATCTTGCAGCCTTGCCATGGCTAAGACCTAATTTTGCTCCTAAGAATGAGGCCTTCAATGCCGGGAGGATTTCAAACAAAGAGGATCTGAGTTTCTTGCAATCCTCACCAAACCAGTTGCccaacaaaaatgaaattggAAAGGGGGCTAATCAAATTTTTACCCAGAATGTAAAATCATTTTCATGTTCTAATGATGTTGAAGTGAAGAGGATTGAAATAGGTGACTACCCAAGTAATAAGAAAATTCTTGGGTTTCCTATCTTTGAAAAGTCTTATATTTCTAAGAATGAGTCTTATTCTTTCACCTCCCCTTCTGTGTCCCTTCCTCTCCTATCAGAAGGTGAAGTTGTGGAGAATAATGGGAAGAATAGAGTCCTTGATATAAACTTGCCTTGTGAACCTGCAGTTCCTGACTTGGGCAATCAGATAGCAACAGAAATTCTGATTAAAGATAAGAAAAGAGATGCAAACGTTTCCAGTCTCAGACATAACATTGATTTGAATTCCTGTATAAGTGATGATGAAGCATCCTTGGCACCTTCTACTCCAAGCGCTCATGTGAAGATTTCAGCAGGGATAGACTTAGAAGCCCCTGTAGTTGTTGATGCTGAGGAGGATGTcattcttgaagaagctgcagAAAAGCAGCATGATCCTCCTTTACCATCGCCAAAACACAAAGCTGAGAAGCCATTGGATGAACTTATGGTGGTAGCGGCTGAGGCAATGATAGCCATCTCATCTTCTGTTCTGCACAGTCAGATTAATAATGCCACTTGCAATGAATCAGAAGCTTCTATGATGGACCGTCTTAATTGGTTTGTGGAGATAGTTTCCTCGTGCGGAGATGACATTGAGAGCAAGTTCGATACTCTTTTGAGAGTCAAAGATGGTGAGGATAATGAAGAATCTTCCTCTGAAGGGAGTGATTACTTTGAGTCCATGACATTAAAACTAATGGATACTAAGGAAGAAGATTATATGCCTAAACCTCTGGTTCCTGAAAACCTAAAGCTGGAGGACACTGGAACCACTTTAGTACCAAATCGGCCAAGGAAGGGCCAGGCAAGGAGAGGGAGGCAGCGGAGGGACTTCCAAAGGGACATCCTTCCAGGCCTTGCTTCTCTGTCAAGGCATGAGGTAACAGAAGATCTTCAGACATTTGGGGGGCTGATGCGAGCAACAGGTCATTTGTGGCATTCAGGATTGACAAGGAGGAGCTCTACTAGAAATGGGTGTGGAAGGGGGAGGCGGCGGTCAGTGGCAAGTCCCTCACCTACCGTGCCAACAAGCCCCGCTTGCACTCCGCTAATACAGCAGCTTAATAATATTGAAGTGGGTCTGGAGGATAGAAGCCTAACAGGGTGGGGGAAGACAACTAGACGACCCCGCCGGCAAAGATGCCCTGCAGGTAATCCTCCATCTATCCCTTTAACCTGA